Genomic DNA from Thiosocius teredinicola:
AAGAGGTGATCGACGCGCGCGGCTGCGTGGTCGCGCCCGGCCTGGTGGACATGGCGGCCGGGTTGCGCGAACCCGGCTACGAACACAAAGGCACGCTAGCCAGCGAGACCCTGGCCGCGGCACGCGGTGGGATCACGACGGTGCTGTGCTCACCCGATACCAAACCGGTTATCGACAATTCGGCGGTGGTCGAGCTGGTCCACCGCATCGCGCGCAAGCTCGGCCAGGCGCGTGTGCTGGCGACCGGCGCCCTCACCCAGGGCCTCAAAGGCGAGATGCTGGCCGAGATGGCGGCGCTCAAGCAGGCCGGCTGCGTCGCCGTCAGCAATGCCCACTTCCCGCTGGCCTCGACGCTGGTCGAACGGCGCGCACTGGAGTATGCGGCGACCTTCGGTCTACCGGTGTTCCTGCGCCCTGAAGACCGCCACCTGCGTGCCGACGGCTGCGCACACGAGGGCGTCGTGTCGGCCCGGCTCGGTCTGCCGGCCATCCCGTCGGCCGCCGAGAGCGTGGCGGTCGCGCGCGATCTCGCACTGGCCGAACACACCCAGGCCCAGGTGCATTTCCGCACCCTGTCGACCCAGACCGCAGCGCGCATGATCAGCGAGGCGCAGGCCGCCGGACTGGCGGTGACCGCCGATGTCGCTGCGCACCAACTGCACCTTACCGAGATGGATGTCGACGGCTTCGTCGCCGAGTGCAATGTGTCGCCGCCACTGCGCACGCTGGCCGATCGCGATGCACTGCGTCGCGCGGTCGCCGACGGCACCATCAGCGCAATCTGTTCCGATCACAAACCGCACGAGCCCGATGCCAAGCAACGCCCTTTCCCGGAAACGGAACCGGGCATCTCCGGCCTCGAAAGCCTGCTCGGCCTGGTGTTGCGCCTGGTCGAAGAGAAAGTGCTCGACCTGCCGACCGCGTTAGCGCGGGTTACCTGCGGCCCGGCCGATATCCTCGGCCTGCCCTACGGCCGGCTCGGCGTCGGCACCCCGGCGGATGTGTGCATCTTCGATATGGACCGTCGCTGGACGCTGAGCGCCGCGACCATGGTCAGCGAGGGTCGCAATACCCCCTTCGACGGCTGGGACTTTGCCGGCGTCATCACGCATACGATATTTAACGGCCACGTGGTCTACCGCGCTACGGACTCGAACTGATGGAAAAACCTCACCGCGACACGATACTGGTCGAAGACGCCGAGATTCTCAGCCACGAGGCGTTTCCCGGCGATCAATTCGTCATGCGGGTCAAGGCGCCGGGTTGCGCGTCGACCGCGCTGCCCGGGCAATTCGCCCATATTAGGGTCGATCCGCAGCGGCCGATGCGCCGCCCGATCTCGATCATGCGCACCTCGGCTGACCAAGGCTGGGTGGATTTCCTCT
This window encodes:
- a CDS encoding dihydroorotase; this translates as MSISIINGRLIDPAHGIDDTLDLHIDGETIVAVGDAPAEFAAEEVIDARGCVVAPGLVDMAAGLREPGYEHKGTLASETLAAARGGITTVLCSPDTKPVIDNSAVVELVHRIARKLGQARVLATGALTQGLKGEMLAEMAALKQAGCVAVSNAHFPLASTLVERRALEYAATFGLPVFLRPEDRHLRADGCAHEGVVSARLGLPAIPSAAESVAVARDLALAEHTQAQVHFRTLSTQTAARMISEAQAAGLAVTADVAAHQLHLTEMDVDGFVAECNVSPPLRTLADRDALRRAVADGTISAICSDHKPHEPDAKQRPFPETEPGISGLESLLGLVLRLVEEKVLDLPTALARVTCGPADILGLPYGRLGVGTPADVCIFDMDRRWTLSAATMVSEGRNTPFDGWDFAGVITHTIFNGHVVYRATDSN